In Phragmites australis chromosome 16, lpPhrAust1.1, whole genome shotgun sequence, one DNA window encodes the following:
- the LOC133896422 gene encoding uncharacterized protein LOC133896422, producing MVEWWRRKVASRARRAWAAVSARLRARKTGSGGILKLHADVQTCGYKDVQVMFDMITSELEAASQAQKTLPSPRKRAVPRPPSAWPGR from the exons atggtGGAGTGGTGGCGGAGGAAGGTcgcctcccgcgcgcgccgggcGTGGGCCGCCGTGTCCGCGCGACTCCGCGCGCGCAAGACCG GCAGCGGTGGCATACTGAAGCTCCACGCGGACGTGCAGACCTGCGGGTACAAGGACGTCCAAGTCATGTTTGACATGATCACCTCGGAGCTGGAGGCGGCGTCACAGGCCCAGAAGACGCTGCCGTCGCCGCGCAAAAGGGCGGTGCCGAGGCCGCCGTCTGCGTGGCCCGGCCGCTAG